One segment of Paraburkholderia caribensis DNA contains the following:
- a CDS encoding carbohydrate ABC transporter permease codes for MLANKPFAPEGLQAKRPPRAAARQRGLSDRTIAWLFILPTIVLLLAINIFPLIWALRLSFTNFKSNMPSVPARNVGIDNYTDILTDEDIWYAMQVTARFVFWSVGLEVLLGFGLALLINRQFRGHSFWTTLILLPMMLSPAVVGNFWTFLLQPQTGLFNDIVSFFTGIPPSSFQMIGDVPLAPWTIVMVDTWMWTPYVMLICLAGLRSIPDYIYEAAEVDRASPWRQFWSITLPMTLPFLMLAVLFRGIENFKMFDMVNLLTSGGPGSVTETVSITLKRAAFEKWQTGYSSALAIILFVVVFGAANIYVKALNRVKQR; via the coding sequence ATGTTGGCAAACAAGCCTTTTGCGCCGGAAGGGTTGCAGGCGAAACGGCCGCCGCGCGCGGCTGCGCGCCAGCGCGGGCTGTCCGACAGGACAATCGCGTGGCTGTTCATTCTTCCGACCATCGTATTGCTGCTCGCGATCAACATCTTTCCGTTGATCTGGGCTTTGCGGCTGTCGTTCACGAACTTCAAGTCGAACATGCCGAGCGTGCCCGCGCGCAATGTCGGCATCGACAACTACACGGACATTCTGACCGACGAAGACATCTGGTACGCGATGCAGGTCACCGCGCGCTTCGTATTCTGGTCGGTCGGACTGGAAGTGCTGCTTGGGTTCGGGCTCGCGCTGCTGATCAACCGGCAGTTCAGAGGCCATAGTTTCTGGACCACGCTGATCCTGCTGCCGATGATGTTGTCGCCCGCCGTGGTCGGCAATTTCTGGACCTTCCTGCTGCAGCCGCAAACCGGTCTCTTCAACGACATCGTCAGCTTTTTCACAGGCATTCCGCCCAGTTCGTTCCAGATGATCGGCGACGTGCCGCTTGCGCCATGGACGATCGTAATGGTCGATACCTGGATGTGGACGCCGTACGTGATGCTGATCTGTCTTGCCGGGCTGCGCTCGATTCCTGACTACATCTACGAAGCAGCGGAAGTGGACCGCGCTTCGCCGTGGCGGCAGTTCTGGTCGATCACGCTGCCGATGACGCTGCCGTTCCTGATGCTCGCAGTCCTGTTTCGCGGCATCGAGAACTTCAAGATGTTCGACATGGTGAATCTGCTGACGTCGGGCGGCCCGGGCTCCGTGACGGAAACCGTGTCGATCACCCTCAAGCGCGCCGCGTTCGAGAAGTGGCAGACGGGCTATTCGTCCGCGCTAGCGATCATCCTGTTCGTCGTCGTATTCGGCGCCGCGAATATCTATGTGAAGGCACTCAACAGGGTGAAACAGCGATGA
- a CDS encoding carbohydrate ABC transporter permease — protein sequence MTDLALQQSVVAATPRSKTFAAVVVIAYALVATLPIVWIILTSFKTQEDAIAYPPVVMFQPSMEGYVNLFTIRSRQTPEFIASLPPAQTWYDRDVRKRNMVIAGPSKVLPRFVNSLVIGFGSTFLAVFLGTLAAYAFSRFKVPLADDLLFFILSTRMMPPIAVAIPIYLMYRALGLADTYLGMIVLYTAVNVSLAVWLLKGFIDEIPREYEEAALVDGYTRMQAFIKVVLPQAITGIAATAIFCLIFAWNEYAFALLLTSGDAQTMPPFIPFIIGEGGQDWPAVAAATTLFVLPILIFTVVLRKHLLRGITFGAVRK from the coding sequence ATGACAGACCTTGCCCTTCAACAATCGGTCGTCGCTGCGACGCCGCGCAGCAAGACGTTTGCCGCCGTCGTGGTGATCGCGTACGCGCTCGTTGCGACCTTGCCGATCGTGTGGATCATTCTGACGAGCTTCAAGACGCAAGAGGACGCGATTGCCTATCCGCCCGTCGTGATGTTTCAGCCGTCGATGGAAGGCTACGTGAACCTCTTCACGATCCGCTCGCGGCAGACGCCGGAGTTCATCGCGAGCCTGCCGCCTGCACAGACCTGGTACGACCGCGATGTGCGCAAGCGCAACATGGTGATTGCGGGACCGTCGAAGGTCTTGCCGCGCTTCGTCAACTCACTGGTGATCGGCTTCGGCTCGACGTTTCTCGCGGTGTTTCTCGGCACGCTCGCGGCCTACGCGTTCTCGCGCTTCAAGGTGCCGCTCGCCGACGATCTGCTGTTCTTCATTCTGTCGACGCGGATGATGCCGCCCATCGCCGTCGCGATCCCGATCTACCTGATGTACCGCGCGCTCGGGCTCGCGGACACGTACCTGGGCATGATCGTGCTCTACACGGCCGTGAATGTGTCGCTGGCCGTGTGGCTGCTCAAGGGTTTCATCGACGAGATCCCGCGCGAATACGAAGAGGCCGCGCTCGTGGACGGCTACACCCGTATGCAGGCTTTCATCAAGGTGGTGCTGCCGCAGGCGATCACGGGCATTGCCGCCACTGCGATCTTCTGCCTGATCTTCGCGTGGAACGAGTACGCGTTCGCGCTATTGCTGACCAGCGGCGACGCGCAGACGATGCCGCCGTTCATTCCGTTCATCATCGGCGAGGGTGGTCAGGACTGGCCGGCCGTGGCGGCCGCCACCACGCTGTTCGTGCTGCCGATCCTCATTTTCACCGTCGTGCTGCGCAAGCATCTATTGCGCGGCATCACTTTTGGAGCGGTGCGCAAATGA